Proteins found in one Ptychodera flava strain L36383 chromosome 3, AS_Pfla_20210202, whole genome shotgun sequence genomic segment:
- the LOC139129713 gene encoding zinc finger HIT domain-containing protein 2-like isoform X3 encodes MSSTVPLSATDVSNEEKRQMLEILKRVEEEHGDIDIDSDDDVGESIEERLAGLDLDKDTDALWERLTTDERNEFKQLMKEGKLGGLVTVWRPWWKAQDKKLIKEFNLENESREDNPEESGDVVCQCPKVLEKIPKLTELLRSCKPADCVQFNLIEVLFTYVYIAHVYNGSHFDLAVQSAQDVLRISNVLSENHRYSSTEEALHSVIQKLIQEKSANHSISFTSSLLSDVIRVLIGPSRDQPLLYTMAALSDLHRLLTKAKKLLSKDTKTKHSDEDDRASVTDTAKMNTQLFHSRKKLMFLLAWCGDYSDILKPLAMEVHAEYVSMTTEEQQHLQVKNKLEESWGGSKPPRPGKKLIEELT; translated from the exons ATGTCCAGTACTGTTCCATTGAGTGCTACAGATGTGAG TAATGaagaaaaaagacaaatgttGGAGATTTTGAAGAGAGTGGAAGAGGAACAtggtgacattgacattgacagtgACGATGATGTTGGAGAGTCCATAGAGGAAAGATTAGCAGGATTGGATCTAG ATAAGGACACAGATGCATTGTGGGAAAGACTGACAACCGATGAGAGGAATGAGTTCAAGCAGTTGATGAAAGAGGGCAAGCTAGGGGGTCTGGTCACAGTGTGGAGGCCATGGTGGAAAGCCCAG GATAAGAAGCTCATCAAGGAATTCAATTTGGAAAATGAAAGTAGAGAAGACAATCCTGAAGAATCAGGAGATGTTGTCTGTCAGTGTCCAAAAGTACTTGAAAAGATTCCCAAGCTGACAGAACTACTCAGGAGTTGTAAACCAGCGGACTGCGTACAGTTCAACCTGATtgaagttct ATTCACGTATGTGTACATTGCACATGTCTATAATGGATCTCACTTTGATTTAGCAGTGCAGTCAGCTCAG GATGTTTTACGCATATCCAATGTGTTGTCAGAAAACCACAGGTACAGCAGCACAGAGGAGGCATTACACAGTGTGATACAGAAACTTATTCAA GAGaaatcagccaatcacagcatTTCATTTACAAGTTCCTTACTGTCAGATGTAATCAGAGTACTGATTGGTCCAAGTAGAGACCAGCCGCTGCTTTACACAATGGCTGCTCTCTCTGATCTACACCGACTGCTGACCAAAGCAAAGAAGTTGCTCAGCAAAG ACACAAAAACTAAACACTCTGATGAAGATGACAGGGCCAGTGTGACAGACACAGCAAAGATGAACACACAGCTGTTTCATTCCAGGAAGAAATTGATGTTTCTACTTGCATGGTGCGGCGACTACAGCGACATCCTGAAACCATTAGCAATGGAAGTACATGCAGAATACG TTTCCATGACAACTGAGGAACAGCAGCATCTGCAAGTGAAGAACAAACTAGAAGAATCTTGGGGAGGCTCAAAACCACCCAGGCCAGGGAAGAAACTGATCGAAGAACTTACTTGA
- the LOC139129713 gene encoding zinc finger HIT domain-containing protein 2-like isoform X2, giving the protein MQHASCSEQFYKECFIDALKDQRGSNEEKRQMLEILKRVEEEHGDIDIDSDDDVGESIEERLAGLDLDKDTDALWERLTTDERNEFKQLMKEGKLGGLVTVWRPWWKAQDKKLIKEFNLENESREDNPEESGDVVCQCPKVLEKIPKLTELLRSCKPADCVQFNLIEVLFTYVYIAHVYNGSHFDLAVQSAQDVLRISNVLSENHRYSSTEEALHSVIQKLIQEKSANHSISFTSSLLSDVIRVLIGPSRDQPLLYTMAALSDLHRLLTKAKKLLSKDTKTKHSDEDDRASVTDTAKMNTQLFHSRKKLMFLLAWCGDYSDILKPLAMEVHAEYVSMTTEEQQHLQVKNKLEESWGGSKPPRPGKKLIEELT; this is encoded by the exons ATG CAACATGCATCTTGCTCGGAACAATTTTACAAGGAATGTTTCATAGACGCCCTCAAAGATCAAAGGGGAAG TAATGaagaaaaaagacaaatgttGGAGATTTTGAAGAGAGTGGAAGAGGAACAtggtgacattgacattgacagtgACGATGATGTTGGAGAGTCCATAGAGGAAAGATTAGCAGGATTGGATCTAG ATAAGGACACAGATGCATTGTGGGAAAGACTGACAACCGATGAGAGGAATGAGTTCAAGCAGTTGATGAAAGAGGGCAAGCTAGGGGGTCTGGTCACAGTGTGGAGGCCATGGTGGAAAGCCCAG GATAAGAAGCTCATCAAGGAATTCAATTTGGAAAATGAAAGTAGAGAAGACAATCCTGAAGAATCAGGAGATGTTGTCTGTCAGTGTCCAAAAGTACTTGAAAAGATTCCCAAGCTGACAGAACTACTCAGGAGTTGTAAACCAGCGGACTGCGTACAGTTCAACCTGATtgaagttct ATTCACGTATGTGTACATTGCACATGTCTATAATGGATCTCACTTTGATTTAGCAGTGCAGTCAGCTCAG GATGTTTTACGCATATCCAATGTGTTGTCAGAAAACCACAGGTACAGCAGCACAGAGGAGGCATTACACAGTGTGATACAGAAACTTATTCAA GAGaaatcagccaatcacagcatTTCATTTACAAGTTCCTTACTGTCAGATGTAATCAGAGTACTGATTGGTCCAAGTAGAGACCAGCCGCTGCTTTACACAATGGCTGCTCTCTCTGATCTACACCGACTGCTGACCAAAGCAAAGAAGTTGCTCAGCAAAG ACACAAAAACTAAACACTCTGATGAAGATGACAGGGCCAGTGTGACAGACACAGCAAAGATGAACACACAGCTGTTTCATTCCAGGAAGAAATTGATGTTTCTACTTGCATGGTGCGGCGACTACAGCGACATCCTGAAACCATTAGCAATGGAAGTACATGCAGAATACG TTTCCATGACAACTGAGGAACAGCAGCATCTGCAAGTGAAGAACAAACTAGAAGAATCTTGGGGAGGCTCAAAACCACCCAGGCCAGGGAAGAAACTGATCGAAGAACTTACTTGA
- the LOC139125299 gene encoding dimethylaniline monooxygenase [N-oxide-forming] 2-like, with amino-acid sequence MRHGVWIVPRICQNGLPYDINLYSRSALRCPSKLFASLETICKTRIKDHTKFGLQGKEIHPGCKGVMICDDMQDRLAQGQIKPMVDIKKFNVNGVIFKDGTFLDNVDTVIFATGYEFAVPTIDDSWIFDETDKAEVYKYIFPVRLQHPERLALINMVNTRGSHWPVAELQARVAARVFAGNILLPDKATMRRDIDQKIKYEKRSITPFLVDPIWKNWLKCLV; translated from the exons ATGCGACACGGAGTGTGGATCGTCCCTCGTATCTGCCAGAATGGTCTACCCTATGATATCAACCTCTATAGTCGTTCTGCGCTCAGGTGTCCATCAAAGCTGTTTGCATCTTTAGAGACAATCTGTAAAACGAGAATTAAAGACCATACTAAATTTGGTTTGCAG GGCAAAGAGATACATCCAGGATGCAAAGGTGTCATGATTTGTGATGACATGCAGGATCGACTTGCGCAAGGTCAGATCAAACCAATGGTGGACATCAAAAAGTTCAACGTGAATGGCGTCATTTTCAAAGACGGTACCTTTCTGGATAACGTAGACACAGTCATCTTCGCGACCGGTTATGAGTTTGCCGTGCCAACAATCGACGACTCGTGGATTTTTG atgaaaCAGACAAGGCCGAGGTGTACAAGTACATCTTCCCAGTGCGTCTACAACATCCTGAAAGGTTGGCCTTGATAAACATGGTGAATACCCGTGGATCGCATTGGCCAGTGGCTGAACTACAAGCCCGGGTTGCCGCCAGGGTCTTTGCTGGGAATATCTTGCTTCCTGACAAAGCAACAATGAGGAGGGACATTGACCAGAAGATTAAGTATGAGAAAAGAAGTATTACCCC ATTCCTGGTGGACCCAATATGGAAGAACTGGCTGAAATGCTTGGTGTGA
- the LOC139129712 gene encoding dimethylaniline monooxygenase [N-oxide-forming] 2-like has translation MAAKKRVAIVGAGVAGLVSIKSCLEEDGLEPVCFERYDKLGGVWNYSPELRPGQGTALYDSVVRNDSKEMTTFSDFPYPKEITPFSGHRVVLRHIQNYAAHFNLEKHIRFNTDVVDVQRNNDGKYWKLQIKDKDDKLSTEEFDNVMICTSVYNRPFIPPYAGLENFKGTKIHAHKYRDASGWKGKKVIVVGSSYTSGEISSELARNGVEVYLSMRHGVWIIPRICQNGLPYDINLYSRSALRCPSKLFASLETICKTRIKDHSKFGLQGKEIRPACKGVMICDDMQDRLAQGQIKPMVDIGKFNANGVIFKDGATLENVDTVIFATGYEFAVPTIDDSWIFDETDKAEVYKYIFPVRLQHPERLALINMVNTRGSHWPVAELQARVAARVFAGNIVLPDKATMRRDIDQKIKYEKKKYYPIPGGPNMEELAEMLGVKPSFWRLLLTDPKLAMAYEYGPMVPYWYRLQGPGAWPGARDRILNVIENTTHAMKGYPSFTAGKK, from the exons ATGGCTGCCAAGAAACGCGTTGCAATTGTTGGTGCTGGAGTCGCTGGCTTGGTCTCAATCAAAAGCTGTCTTGAAGAAGATGGACTCGAGCCAGTGTGTTTCGAGAGATACGACAAACTTG GTGGCGTTTGGAATTACTCACCAGAGTTACGGCCTGGACAGGGAACCGCCCTCTACGACTCTGTGGTGAGAAACGACAGCAAGGAAATGACGACATTTTCGGACTTTCCATATCCAAAAGAAATCACACCATTCAGTGGTCACCGGGTGGTTCTTCGTCACATCCAAAACTATGCAGCACATTTCAATCTTGAGAAGCACATTCGATTCAACACTGACGTAGTCGATGTACAACGCAACAACGATGGCAAGTATTGGAAGTTACAGATCAAGGACAAGGATGACAAGCTTTCCACTGAAGAGTTTGATAACGTCATGATCTGCACAAGCGTGTACAACAGACCGTTTATTCCGCCTTACGCTGGGTTGGAAAACTTCAAAGGAACAAAAATCCATGCTCATAAGTACCGAGACGCCAGTGGATGGAAAGGAAAGAAAGTTATAGTCGTTG GCAGCTCCTACACGAGCGGAGAAATTTCCTCGGAACTCGCACGAAATGGCGTTGAG GTATATCTCAGCATGCGTCACGGAGTGTGGATCATCCCTCGTATCTGCCAGAATGGTCTACCCTATGATATCAACCTCTATAGTCGTTCTGCGCTCAGGTGTCCATCAAAGCTGTTTGCATCTTTAGAGACAATCTGTAAAACGAGAATTAAAGACCATAGTAAATTTGGTTTGCAG GGCAAAGAGATACGTCCAGCATGCAAAGGTGTCATGATTTGTGATGACATGCAAGATCGACTTGCACAAGGTCAGATCAAACCAATGGTAGATATCGGAAAGTTCAACGCGAATGGCGTCATTTTCAAAGACGGCGCCACTCTGGAGAACGTAGATACAGTCATCTTCGCGACGGGATATGAGTTTGCCGTGCCAACAATCGACGACTCATGGATATTTG ATGAAACAGACAAGGCCGAGGTGTACAAGTACATCTTCCCAGTGCGTCTACAACATCCTGAAAGGTTGGCCTTGATAAACATGGTGAATACCCGTGGATCGCATTGGCCAGTGGCTGAACTACAAGCCCGGGTTGCCGCCAGGGTCTTTGCTGGGAACATCGTGCTTCCTGACAAAGCAACAATGAGGAGGGACATTGACCAGAAGATTAAGTATGAGAAAAAGAAGTATTACCCC ATTCCTGGTGGACCCAATATGGAAGAACTGGCTGAAATGCTTGGTGTGAAGCCCTCATTCTGGCGTCTGCTCTTAACTGATCCAAAACTTGCAATGGCGTACGAGTATGGTCCAATGGTACCTTACTGGTATCGTCTGCAGGGTCCAGGCGCATGGCCTGGTGCAAGGGACagaattttgaatgtgatagAAAATACTACTCACGCGATGAAAGGATACCCCTCGTTCACCGCAGGAAAAAAGTGA
- the LOC139129713 gene encoding zinc finger HIT domain-containing protein 2-like isoform X1 codes for MAAHSGQLLDNSESQVAGDERVERVTCKLCVKQFSKYTCPRCNVQYCSIECYRCEQHASCSEQFYKECFIDALKDQRGSNEEKRQMLEILKRVEEEHGDIDIDSDDDVGESIEERLAGLDLDKDTDALWERLTTDERNEFKQLMKEGKLGGLVTVWRPWWKAQDKKLIKEFNLENESREDNPEESGDVVCQCPKVLEKIPKLTELLRSCKPADCVQFNLIEVLFTYVYIAHVYNGSHFDLAVQSAQDVLRISNVLSENHRYSSTEEALHSVIQKLIQEKSANHSISFTSSLLSDVIRVLIGPSRDQPLLYTMAALSDLHRLLTKAKKLLSKDTKTKHSDEDDRASVTDTAKMNTQLFHSRKKLMFLLAWCGDYSDILKPLAMEVHAEYVSMTTEEQQHLQVKNKLEESWGGSKPPRPGKKLIEELT; via the exons ATGGCAGCGCACAGTGGTCAATTGCTCGACAACTCCGAATCACAGGTCGCAGGGGACGAACGAGTCGAGAGGGTCACCTGTAAACT ATGCGTAAAACAGTTTTCCAAATACACATGCCCTAGATGCAATGTCCAGTACTGTTCCATTGAGTGCTACAGATGTGAG CAACATGCATCTTGCTCGGAACAATTTTACAAGGAATGTTTCATAGACGCCCTCAAAGATCAAAGGGGAAG TAATGaagaaaaaagacaaatgttGGAGATTTTGAAGAGAGTGGAAGAGGAACAtggtgacattgacattgacagtgACGATGATGTTGGAGAGTCCATAGAGGAAAGATTAGCAGGATTGGATCTAG ATAAGGACACAGATGCATTGTGGGAAAGACTGACAACCGATGAGAGGAATGAGTTCAAGCAGTTGATGAAAGAGGGCAAGCTAGGGGGTCTGGTCACAGTGTGGAGGCCATGGTGGAAAGCCCAG GATAAGAAGCTCATCAAGGAATTCAATTTGGAAAATGAAAGTAGAGAAGACAATCCTGAAGAATCAGGAGATGTTGTCTGTCAGTGTCCAAAAGTACTTGAAAAGATTCCCAAGCTGACAGAACTACTCAGGAGTTGTAAACCAGCGGACTGCGTACAGTTCAACCTGATtgaagttct ATTCACGTATGTGTACATTGCACATGTCTATAATGGATCTCACTTTGATTTAGCAGTGCAGTCAGCTCAG GATGTTTTACGCATATCCAATGTGTTGTCAGAAAACCACAGGTACAGCAGCACAGAGGAGGCATTACACAGTGTGATACAGAAACTTATTCAA GAGaaatcagccaatcacagcatTTCATTTACAAGTTCCTTACTGTCAGATGTAATCAGAGTACTGATTGGTCCAAGTAGAGACCAGCCGCTGCTTTACACAATGGCTGCTCTCTCTGATCTACACCGACTGCTGACCAAAGCAAAGAAGTTGCTCAGCAAAG ACACAAAAACTAAACACTCTGATGAAGATGACAGGGCCAGTGTGACAGACACAGCAAAGATGAACACACAGCTGTTTCATTCCAGGAAGAAATTGATGTTTCTACTTGCATGGTGCGGCGACTACAGCGACATCCTGAAACCATTAGCAATGGAAGTACATGCAGAATACG TTTCCATGACAACTGAGGAACAGCAGCATCTGCAAGTGAAGAACAAACTAGAAGAATCTTGGGGAGGCTCAAAACCACCCAGGCCAGGGAAGAAACTGATCGAAGAACTTACTTGA